A region from the Nostoc sp. HK-01 genome encodes:
- a CDS encoding phosphoesterase RecJ domain-containing protein, whose amino-acid sequence MQLNSSLKQSESFSLTTEPSPEDAEVDQEVVELPLNRPSLPASTSDGVSVYLGQRNNSLTFQKAEELQKTLLAHRHERQLIILQDFPDPDALSCAWAYQLIAQQYDIKCEIVYAGTLSHQENIALVKLTNLPAQRWTPQNVKSKDLSCYQGFVLIDNQGTTSQLLTPVQQAGMPLIAVVDHHSLQTELKSEFVDVRPYVRATATIFTQYLQSGLLALDSSISHHVKCATALMHGLRSDTNRLMQAQEEDFMAAAYLSRFYDAQLLNAILQANRSKRVMDVIERSLKNRIVQNNFSIAGVGYLRYDDRDAIPQAADFLVTEENVHTAVVYGIVHDEDDELEVVIGSLRTTKLTLDPDEFIKEAFGQDSTGRFFGGGRTSAGGFEIPMGFLSGSNENPAYAKMKWEVFDAQIKQKLLRLVNPKDNPIQSE is encoded by the coding sequence ATGCAACTAAATTCTTCCTTGAAGCAGTCAGAGAGTTTTTCATTGACCACAGAGCCGAGTCCAGAGGATGCTGAGGTAGACCAAGAAGTCGTTGAACTACCACTGAATCGGCCATCCTTGCCAGCCTCTACAAGCGATGGAGTGAGTGTTTATCTCGGTCAACGTAACAATTCCTTAACTTTTCAAAAAGCCGAGGAACTGCAAAAGACCCTATTAGCCCATAGACATGAGCGCCAGCTAATCATTTTGCAAGATTTTCCTGACCCTGATGCGCTTTCATGTGCTTGGGCTTACCAGCTAATCGCTCAACAATACGACATTAAATGTGAAATTGTTTACGCTGGGACTTTGAGCCATCAAGAGAATATCGCCTTAGTCAAGCTGACAAATTTACCAGCCCAGCGTTGGACACCACAAAATGTTAAATCCAAAGATTTGTCTTGTTATCAAGGCTTTGTATTAATTGACAATCAAGGAACCACCAGTCAGTTATTAACCCCAGTACAACAGGCTGGAATGCCCTTAATAGCAGTGGTTGACCATCACAGCTTACAGACAGAACTCAAATCAGAGTTTGTCGATGTCCGTCCTTATGTACGAGCAACAGCAACGATTTTTACCCAGTATCTACAATCTGGGTTACTGGCTTTAGACAGCAGCATTAGCCACCACGTTAAATGTGCCACAGCCTTGATGCACGGCTTGCGATCGGATACAAATCGACTGATGCAAGCGCAAGAAGAAGATTTTATGGCGGCTGCTTACCTGAGTCGATTTTATGACGCTCAATTATTGAACGCGATTCTTCAAGCGAACCGTTCAAAGCGGGTGATGGATGTAATTGAGCGATCGCTCAAAAATCGTATAGTACAGAATAACTTTTCCATTGCTGGTGTTGGTTATCTGCGCTACGATGACCGCGATGCTATTCCCCAAGCAGCTGATTTCTTAGTCACAGAAGAAAACGTCCACACCGCAGTAGTTTACGGTATTGTTCACGATGAAGACGACGAACTAGAAGTAGTTATCGGTTCTCTCAGAACCACCAAACTCACCCTCGACCCCGATGAATTCATCAAAGAAGCCTTTGGTCAAGACAGCACCGGACGCTTTTTTGGCGGTGGTAGAACCAGCGCTGGTGGTTTTGAAATTCCAATGGGTTTTCTCTCAGGTAGTAACGAAAATCCTGCTTATGCCAAGATGAAATGGGAAGTTTTTGACGCTCAGATTAAGCAGAAATTACTAAGGTTAGTTAATCCGAAAGATAACCCGATTCAGTCAGAGTAA
- a CDS encoding alanine racemase gives MLSRDQVTSVTSHQQCDTYAWFSQRAWVEIDLDALSHNVQQLKQLLSPRTQLMAVVKADAYGHGAVTVAQTALQSGASWLGVATVPEGIQLREAGIQAPILILGATQTPEQIHAIAHWKLQPTLCSPKQALIFSNILEAINYGSPVPVHIKLDTGMSRLGTNWQEAAEFVQLVERLPHLTIASVYSHLATADSPDPAIMAEQHSRFKTAIAQIQKIGIKIPSLHLANTAATLADSQLHYDMVRVGLGVYGLAPAPHLKQKIHLKPVLQVKARITQVKTIAAGTGVSYGHQFVADREMRIAVVAIGYADGIPRNLSNKMQVLLRGQRVPQIGAITMDQLMIDISMIPEIQEGEIVTLLGDQGKEQITADDWAAQLNTISWEILCGFKHRLPRVGVI, from the coding sequence ATGCTAAGTCGTGATCAAGTGACTAGTGTTACATCTCATCAACAGTGCGACACTTATGCGTGGTTTTCCCAGCGTGCTTGGGTAGAAATTGATTTAGATGCGTTGTCGCACAATGTACAGCAACTAAAGCAGTTGTTATCACCACGTACTCAGTTGATGGCGGTAGTCAAAGCTGATGCTTATGGACACGGAGCAGTCACAGTCGCGCAAACAGCATTACAATCGGGAGCTAGTTGGTTAGGAGTCGCCACTGTTCCAGAGGGGATTCAATTACGGGAAGCGGGAATACAAGCGCCAATATTGATTTTAGGCGCAACCCAAACACCAGAGCAAATTCATGCGATCGCTCATTGGAAACTCCAGCCAACATTATGCAGTCCCAAACAAGCTTTAATTTTTTCCAATATTTTAGAAGCAATTAACTACGGTTCCCCTGTACCTGTACATATTAAATTGGATACGGGAATGTCGCGATTAGGGACGAATTGGCAAGAAGCGGCCGAGTTTGTGCAGTTAGTCGAACGCTTACCGCATTTGACAATTGCGAGTGTTTATTCCCACTTAGCCACTGCTGATAGTCCTGATCCAGCAATTATGGCAGAACAGCATAGCAGATTTAAAACTGCGATCGCCCAAATTCAAAAAATCGGCATCAAAATTCCGAGCTTGCACTTAGCAAACACAGCCGCCACTCTCGCAGATTCCCAACTGCACTACGATATGGTAAGAGTGGGTTTAGGCGTTTACGGTCTTGCTCCTGCACCCCATTTAAAACAAAAAATTCACTTAAAACCTGTGTTACAGGTAAAAGCGCGAATCACTCAAGTCAAAACTATCGCCGCTGGTACTGGTGTTAGCTACGGCCATCAATTTGTAGCTGACAGAGAAATGCGTATTGCTGTTGTGGCTATTGGCTACGCTGATGGTATCCCACGCAACCTTTCTAATAAGATGCAGGTATTGTTGCGCGGTCAGCGAGTACCTCAAATTGGCGCAATTACAATGGATCAATTGATGATCGATATCAGTATGATTCCTGAGATTCAAGAAGGGGAAATTGTTACTTTATTAGGCGACCAAGGAAAAGAACAAATCACTGCTGATGATTGGGCTGCACAATTAAATACGATTTCTTGGGAAATTTTGTGTGGGTTCAAGCATCGCCTACCGCGTGTGGGAGTTATCTAG